A stretch of the Nitratireductor thuwali genome encodes the following:
- a CDS encoding ABC transporter substrate-binding protein, translating to MRMTRLKTILTAAAVLTSAAAVQADDLHVLNWKGYGADEPWAVEAFEKATGHKVINDFFNSEQEMLTKLRTNPGLYDVVMINAAFTGQAIEEGLIQGIDVSNIPNYADISPDKSDSPMLNRDGTVYGIPWVWGLTAIAINEKSFATPPTSISVMWDEAHKGRVIIRDDAVEAVQFGAIATGQDINDIEDMDAVKAKLASLMPQIRTFWSSENDWNQMVASNQIDIGTYWSGSADRAKTQFNLPVSLVIPEEGAVAWLDAFSIPTGSKNVAGAEAFINYMIDPGFYVEWVTKVGAPVSANEKAVAALPENSFNRKVMGDPKVAERIQFQAPITDEQREAYLAIWQELKVNVK from the coding sequence ATGCGCATGACGAGACTGAAGACGATCCTGACCGCCGCCGCCGTTCTGACATCCGCCGCCGCGGTGCAGGCCGACGATCTGCATGTGTTGAACTGGAAGGGCTATGGTGCGGACGAGCCGTGGGCGGTCGAGGCTTTCGAGAAGGCCACGGGCCATAAGGTGATCAACGACTTCTTCAATTCCGAACAAGAGATGCTGACCAAGCTGCGCACCAACCCGGGCCTTTATGACGTTGTCATGATCAACGCCGCCTTCACCGGCCAGGCGATCGAGGAAGGGCTGATCCAGGGCATCGACGTCTCCAATATCCCCAACTACGCCGACATAAGCCCGGACAAGTCCGACTCGCCGATGCTCAATCGCGATGGAACAGTCTACGGCATTCCGTGGGTCTGGGGGCTGACTGCCATCGCCATCAACGAGAAGTCGTTTGCGACGCCGCCGACAAGCATATCGGTGATGTGGGACGAGGCGCACAAGGGCAGGGTAATTATCCGCGACGACGCGGTCGAGGCGGTCCAGTTCGGCGCAATCGCCACCGGTCAGGACATCAACGACATCGAGGATATGGATGCGGTCAAGGCGAAGCTGGCCTCGCTGATGCCGCAGATCAGGACCTTCTGGAGTTCGGAGAATGACTGGAACCAGATGGTCGCCTCGAACCAGATCGATATCGGCACCTATTGGAGCGGTTCGGCCGACCGCGCCAAGACGCAGTTCAACCTGCCGGTCTCGCTGGTCATCCCCGAAGAGGGCGCTGTGGCGTGGCTCGATGCCTTCTCCATCCCGACCGGCTCGAAAAACGTCGCCGGCGCCGAAGCCTTCATCAACTACATGATCGATCCCGGCTTCTATGTCGAATGGGTCACCAAGGTTGGCGCCCCGGTCTCGGCGAACGAGAAGGCTGTCGCCGCGCTGCCCGAAAATTCCTTCAATCGCAAGGTGATGGGAGATCCGAAAGTGGCTGAGCGCATCCAGTTCCAGGCGCCGATCACGGACGAGCAGCGTGAGGCCTATCTGGCGATCTGGCAGGAGCTCAAGGTCAACGTCAAGTAG